A part of Legionella sainthelensi genomic DNA contains:
- a CDS encoding anthranilate synthase component I, which produces MLQQYKTQGGVEIECTQQSLDYAQGIGNLLEHLDTQRGALFASSFEYPGRYTCWDIGFYNPPLVLVCRKNLVQIDALNQRGHILLAFIVPLLAKENSLQLVTQNNSSVQIKIQASEQVFREEERSHQPSVFTVIRLLLAFFKMENESYLGLYGSFGFDLIFHFEDLQKHKERDLSQRDMVLYFPDEIFVVNHQKEEAFVRRYEFQFQNLSTGSLVREGVSVPYEALQKPKTTCDHLPGEYAKIVNIAKNRFACGDLFEVVPSQTFYTHYTELPSALFKQMRQLNPSPYGFFINLGEEEYLVGASPEMYVRVQGRRVETCPISGTIKRGADAIEDAQNIQALLDSKKEESELTMCTDVDRNDKSRICEAGSVRVIGRRQIEMYSRLIHTVDHVEGILRQDFDAVDAFLTHMWVVTVTGAPKIWALNFIEEHEKSPRKWYAGAVGWFGFDGNLNTGLVLRTVRIEKGIAEIRVGATLLYDSVPESEEQETRLKASAFLDILQKKGVNPQVKPSLPLTGKGKRVLLVDHQDSFVHTLANYIRQTGAEVSTIRFDKALHYLQEQNYDLVVLSPGPGKPSDFHVSETIAAVVFRGIPLFGVCLGLQGIVEHFGGVLDVLDYPMHGKTSIVKVTHDSRLFSGLGESFKAGRYHSLYARLTTMPEVLNVTAVSDDGIVMAVSHQSLPIHAVQFHPETILSLVNQAGIKIITNLMGMI; this is translated from the coding sequence ATGTTGCAACAATATAAAACCCAAGGCGGTGTTGAGATTGAGTGTACTCAACAAAGCTTAGATTATGCCCAAGGTATAGGAAATCTTCTTGAACACTTAGACACGCAACGAGGCGCTTTATTTGCTTCAAGTTTTGAATATCCAGGACGTTATACCTGTTGGGATATAGGTTTTTATAATCCTCCCTTAGTTCTTGTCTGTCGAAAAAACTTAGTGCAAATCGATGCATTGAATCAGCGGGGGCATATATTGTTGGCTTTTATTGTTCCTTTATTGGCAAAAGAGAATTCTTTGCAACTTGTGACGCAAAATAATTCCTCCGTGCAAATTAAAATTCAAGCTTCTGAGCAGGTGTTTCGTGAAGAAGAGCGTAGTCATCAACCCTCAGTTTTTACTGTCATCCGTTTGCTATTGGCTTTTTTTAAAATGGAAAATGAATCTTATTTGGGATTATATGGATCTTTTGGTTTTGATTTAATTTTTCACTTTGAAGATTTGCAAAAACATAAAGAGCGAGATTTATCGCAAAGAGATATGGTTCTTTATTTTCCTGATGAAATTTTTGTCGTAAACCATCAAAAAGAAGAAGCCTTTGTACGTCGTTATGAGTTTCAATTTCAAAACTTATCTACTGGATCTTTAGTGCGAGAAGGCGTTTCTGTGCCGTATGAGGCTTTGCAAAAACCTAAAACAACCTGTGATCATTTGCCTGGAGAATATGCAAAAATAGTCAATATCGCTAAAAATCGTTTTGCTTGTGGTGATTTATTTGAAGTAGTTCCTAGTCAAACCTTTTATACACATTATACCGAGCTGCCCTCTGCTTTATTCAAACAAATGAGGCAATTAAATCCTTCTCCTTATGGTTTTTTTATTAACTTAGGTGAAGAGGAATATTTGGTTGGCGCCTCCCCAGAAATGTATGTACGCGTGCAAGGAAGAAGAGTAGAAACATGCCCTATTTCGGGAACAATTAAACGAGGTGCCGACGCGATTGAAGATGCCCAAAATATTCAGGCTTTACTCGACTCAAAAAAGGAAGAATCTGAATTGACAATGTGCACGGATGTGGATAGAAATGATAAGTCGCGAATTTGTGAAGCAGGTTCAGTGAGAGTCATTGGACGAAGACAAATTGAAATGTATTCTCGGCTCATTCATACCGTAGATCATGTAGAAGGAATTTTAAGACAAGATTTTGATGCGGTTGATGCTTTTTTAACTCATATGTGGGTGGTAACGGTTACCGGTGCTCCGAAAATCTGGGCGCTTAATTTTATTGAAGAGCATGAAAAATCGCCACGTAAATGGTATGCGGGTGCGGTGGGATGGTTTGGTTTTGATGGCAACTTAAATACAGGTTTGGTATTACGAACCGTTCGCATAGAAAAAGGAATAGCAGAAATCCGAGTAGGAGCTACTTTGCTTTATGATTCAGTACCTGAATCTGAAGAGCAAGAGACCCGTTTGAAGGCATCTGCTTTTTTAGACATACTGCAAAAAAAGGGAGTTAATCCGCAAGTTAAACCTTCTTTGCCCTTAACTGGAAAAGGGAAACGTGTTTTACTTGTTGATCACCAAGACTCTTTTGTTCATACCTTGGCAAATTACATCCGCCAAACAGGCGCTGAAGTAAGCACCATACGATTTGATAAGGCATTACATTATTTACAAGAACAAAATTATGACCTTGTTGTTTTGTCTCCCGGCCCAGGTAAACCCAGTGATTTTCATGTTTCAGAAACAATAGCTGCAGTAGTTTTTCGAGGTATTCCTTTATTTGGTGTTTGTTTAGGCTTACAAGGTATTGTGGAACATTTTGGTGGTGTTTTAGATGTACTTGATTATCCTATGCATGGCAAAACATCCATCGTTAAGGTGACGCATGATTCCCGTTTATTTTCAGGTTTAGGTGAGAGTTTCAAAGCGGGTAGGTATCACTCGCTTTATGCTCGGTTAACAACTATGCCTGAAGTATTGAATGTTACTGCAGTGAGTGATGATGGTATTGTGATGGCTGTCTCACACCAGAGTTTGCCGATTCATGCCGTGCAATTTCATCCTGAAACAATATTATCTTTAGTAAACCAGGCAGGAATAAAAATTATAACAAATCTGATGGGGATGATATAA
- the clcA gene encoding H(+)/Cl(-) exchange transporter ClcA, with amino-acid sequence MRNKILILYVVSVVLGIVVGLVGSTFRLSIDVLSALLDHFYHFLSINGWPSGLISGLVSMIMVYAAYLAVKHFAPEASGSGVPEIEGALLHVRPIFWRRLLPVKFFFGILALGAKMILGREGPTIHIGGNLGEMLGGLFNLARRRKDSLIAAGAAAGLSVAFNAPLAGVIFVMEEMRNQFNYSFTSFSMVVICCITATVILDFIIGPQPTIPMNVFEFPQLDALWLFALFGIVVGLLGLLFNLSLMKTLQLLDKLTSKQKSCYVLMVGFLVGFLAVHHPASVGGGMDIIHQAITLSPSFSLLCFLLIVRFIGMMACYGTAVPGGIFAPILSLGTLLGLAMFRILEFMHIDFLTEPGMFAIAGMAALFAASTRSPITGAVLVVEMTHNYYLIFPVMMACITATIVLQLAPNGPIYEQLLHRTLVNKKIR; translated from the coding sequence ATGCGCAATAAAATATTGATACTCTATGTTGTATCTGTTGTATTGGGCATCGTAGTTGGTTTAGTGGGATCAACTTTTCGTTTATCCATTGATGTATTGAGTGCTTTATTAGATCACTTTTATCATTTTCTAAGTATCAATGGATGGCCATCAGGACTAATTTCTGGATTAGTTTCTATGATTATGGTTTATGCTGCTTATCTTGCCGTGAAGCATTTTGCCCCCGAGGCTTCAGGAAGCGGAGTTCCAGAAATAGAGGGGGCATTACTCCATGTAAGACCAATATTTTGGCGACGTTTATTACCCGTAAAATTCTTTTTTGGTATTTTAGCGCTTGGCGCAAAAATGATTTTAGGCCGGGAAGGACCTACCATTCATATTGGTGGTAATTTGGGAGAAATGCTTGGTGGTTTATTTAATTTGGCTCGACGGAGAAAAGATAGTTTGATTGCAGCAGGAGCTGCTGCGGGTTTGTCTGTTGCGTTTAATGCTCCATTAGCAGGAGTAATTTTTGTTATGGAAGAAATGCGTAACCAATTTAACTATTCTTTCACAAGTTTCAGTATGGTAGTTATTTGTTGTATTACAGCCACAGTAATTTTAGATTTTATAATTGGACCGCAGCCAACTATTCCAATGAATGTCTTTGAGTTCCCACAGCTTGACGCTTTATGGCTATTTGCTTTATTTGGTATTGTGGTTGGTTTGCTAGGACTTTTGTTTAATCTCTCTTTAATGAAGACTTTGCAGCTTTTGGATAAATTAACGTCAAAACAGAAATCATGCTATGTTTTAATGGTAGGATTTTTAGTCGGTTTTCTGGCAGTACATCATCCTGCGTCGGTAGGTGGTGGAATGGACATTATTCATCAGGCAATCACATTATCGCCAAGCTTTAGTCTGTTGTGTTTTTTATTGATTGTCCGATTTATAGGTATGATGGCGTGCTATGGGACGGCTGTACCCGGAGGAATTTTTGCTCCTATTCTTTCTTTAGGCACGCTTCTTGGATTAGCGATGTTCCGTATATTAGAATTTATGCACATTGATTTTTTAACAGAACCAGGTATGTTTGCTATCGCAGGAATGGCAGCGCTTTTTGCTGCATCGACTCGCTCTCCTATCACTGGAGCAGTATTAGTGGTCGAAATGACTCATAATTATTATCTTATATTTCCTGTAATGATGGCTTGTATTACAGCAACTATTGTGTTGCAGCTGGCTCCGAATGGCCCAATTTATGAGCAGCTATTGCATAGGACTCTTGTAAATAAAAAGATAAGATAG
- a CDS encoding NAD(P)H-quinone oxidoreductase produces MRYVHIDNPGSHSRLIIENGIKPEYSDSQILVRVQATALNRADIMQRYGKYPPPPGESEIPGLELAGDVIEVGTKVSQFKPGDKVYGLVGSGAYAEFCPVEASLARHIPENWDYMLAAALPEALTTAYATLFDLGNFQSGQNLLIHGAGSGIASLAIQMAKLVHGNIITTVGTDDKVEKAITLGANQVINYNKHDFEDLIADHSIDLIVDFIGGDYFNKHLHLLKPKGKLIQIACLKGSTVECNLAVIMRKRLKIIGFVLRAQSIEEKTKLWDDAHKMWLEPLKIKQLTPIIDSKFNLEQIEEAHQYMQSSAHFGKIVALVG; encoded by the coding sequence ATGCGCTACGTACACATAGACAATCCTGGGTCACATAGTCGGTTAATTATTGAAAACGGCATCAAGCCTGAATACAGCGACTCACAAATTCTGGTGCGGGTTCAAGCAACAGCCCTGAATCGAGCAGATATTATGCAACGGTATGGAAAATATCCTCCTCCCCCAGGAGAATCCGAAATTCCCGGCTTGGAGTTAGCAGGGGATGTAATCGAGGTTGGCACAAAAGTGAGCCAATTCAAGCCTGGGGATAAAGTCTACGGATTAGTGGGTAGTGGAGCATATGCTGAGTTTTGTCCTGTAGAGGCATCGCTTGCACGCCACATTCCTGAAAACTGGGATTATATGCTCGCCGCAGCCCTGCCTGAGGCATTAACCACTGCTTATGCTACCCTGTTTGATCTGGGAAATTTTCAATCGGGACAAAATCTACTTATTCATGGTGCAGGAAGCGGCATCGCTTCACTCGCAATTCAAATGGCAAAACTTGTTCATGGAAATATAATCACAACTGTAGGAACAGATGACAAAGTAGAAAAAGCAATCACATTAGGTGCAAACCAAGTTATCAACTATAATAAACACGATTTCGAGGATTTAATTGCTGATCACAGTATTGATTTAATCGTTGATTTTATTGGCGGCGATTATTTTAATAAGCATTTGCATCTACTTAAACCAAAAGGCAAATTAATTCAGATTGCTTGTCTTAAAGGTAGCACTGTTGAATGCAATTTGGCAGTGATTATGCGTAAGAGGCTGAAAATTATAGGTTTTGTACTTCGCGCTCAAAGTATCGAAGAAAAAACGAAACTATGGGATGATGCCCATAAGATGTGGCTTGAGCCCCTCAAAATAAAACAACTTACTCCAATTATTGATTCCAAATTTAATCTGGAGCAAATTGAAGAAGCTCATCAATACATGCAATCAAGTGCTCACTTTGGAAAAATTGTGGCACTGGTAGGCTAA
- a CDS encoding carbohydrate ABC transporter permease encodes MAKFNHQRLYAWFFIIPQLIVTLMFFIWPACNALLHSFFYTDAFGLHKRFAGLANFLDLFRDPSYSKAIGVTFSIAFSVTFLTMSLGLFIAILVNNRGKTQGVYKSLLIWPYAVAPAVAAILWRFLCHPTLGWVTHFLQSIGIHFDYVNHVNQALLVVIITASWQQFSYNFLFYFAALKAIPPSLIEAAIIDGASVWQRFWQIIFPLLSPTTFFLLIMNLMYGFFETFGIIQVMTHGGPGNSTTNLIYKVYQDGFEGMDLGSSSAQSVLLMVIVTIISLLQFKYLEKKVHYA; translated from the coding sequence ATGGCTAAATTCAATCATCAACGTCTCTATGCTTGGTTTTTTATAATTCCTCAACTTATTGTAACCTTGATGTTTTTTATTTGGCCTGCATGCAATGCATTACTGCACTCTTTTTTTTATACAGATGCTTTTGGTCTACATAAACGTTTCGCTGGGCTTGCCAATTTTTTAGATCTTTTTCGAGATCCAAGTTACAGCAAGGCAATTGGGGTTACATTTAGCATCGCTTTTAGTGTCACGTTTCTCACTATGAGTTTAGGCCTTTTTATTGCCATATTAGTGAATAATCGAGGTAAGACGCAAGGGGTTTATAAATCTTTATTAATTTGGCCTTATGCTGTAGCGCCTGCAGTTGCTGCAATTTTATGGCGCTTTTTATGTCACCCAACTTTGGGTTGGGTGACTCATTTTTTGCAATCAATTGGAATACATTTTGATTATGTTAATCATGTAAACCAAGCACTTTTAGTAGTTATAATTACAGCGAGCTGGCAGCAATTTAGTTATAATTTTTTATTTTATTTCGCCGCGCTAAAAGCGATACCACCCTCGTTAATTGAGGCAGCAATTATTGATGGTGCTTCTGTATGGCAACGCTTCTGGCAGATTATTTTTCCTCTTTTATCTCCAACAACATTTTTTTTACTCATTATGAATTTAATGTATGGTTTTTTTGAAACTTTTGGCATTATTCAAGTCATGACTCATGGTGGTCCTGGTAATAGTACGACTAATTTAATTTATAAAGTATATCAAGATGGGTTTGAAGGGATGGATTTAGGAAGCTCATCGGCTCAGTCAGTACTACTAATGGTTATTGTTACCATTATTTCTCTGCTGCAATTCAAATACCTTGAAAAGAAGGTTCATTACGCATGA
- the ugpE gene encoding sn-glycerol-3-phosphate ABC transporter permease UgpE, producing MKRYFTCALSHGFLCIFVLLMLLPVYLALVAASNDGSIMMQSHIPMVPGSLLFKNLKTVLTKGLSVTGGEPITFMLFNSLCMALAIAFGKIIFALGSAFALVYFDFPFKKLCFALIFTTMMLPIEVRIVPTFQVVASFGLLNSFTGLTLPLFVSATGTFLFRQFFKTIPAELVDAAKLDGAGAIRFFFDILLPLSKTQIASLFVILFVYGWNQYLWPLVITTETKMATVVMGIRYLAGVADQIPQWHYIMTIALIALIPPCLVVMLMQRWFEKGLK from the coding sequence ATGAAACGTTATTTCACGTGTGCTTTATCTCATGGCTTTTTATGTATTTTCGTACTTTTAATGTTGTTGCCTGTATATTTGGCACTTGTAGCCGCCAGTAATGACGGTAGTATCATGATGCAATCCCATATTCCTATGGTTCCTGGGTCGTTATTATTTAAAAATCTGAAAACGGTACTGACAAAAGGTCTATCTGTTACGGGAGGGGAACCGATAACTTTCATGCTGTTCAATAGCTTATGTATGGCTTTAGCAATCGCTTTTGGCAAAATTATTTTTGCTTTAGGCTCTGCGTTTGCATTGGTTTATTTTGATTTTCCCTTTAAAAAACTGTGTTTTGCATTAATCTTTACCACGATGATGTTACCCATTGAAGTCAGAATTGTCCCAACTTTTCAGGTGGTTGCTTCTTTTGGATTGTTAAATTCATTCACTGGGTTAACTTTACCTTTATTTGTTTCGGCAACGGGTACATTTTTATTTCGTCAATTTTTTAAAACTATCCCTGCAGAGTTGGTTGATGCCGCGAAATTGGATGGAGCAGGGGCGATACGTTTCTTTTTTGATATTCTTTTACCTTTATCTAAAACACAGATTGCATCACTATTTGTAATTTTATTTGTATATGGTTGGAATCAATATCTTTGGCCATTAGTGATCACTACAGAAACGAAAATGGCTACCGTAGTAATGGGGATTCGCTATCTTGCTGGAGTCGCTGACCAAATTCCTCAATGGCATTATATTATGACTATTGCATTAATTGCATTAATTCCACCATGCTTAGTTGTGATGTTGATGCAGCGCTGGTTTGAAAAAGGGTTAAAATAA
- a CDS encoding ABC transporter ATP-binding protein: MATVNLIEVSKRVGQTNILNHVNVSIKKGEFMVIVGPSGCGKTTLLRLIAGLDDLSSGTILINDHCVNEIPAAKRDMAMVFQNYALYPHMTVFENMAYGLKMRGFKKAEIQKRVHEAAQLLRLTPYLARKPQALSGGQKQRVAMGRAMVRSPAVFLFDEPLSNLDAKLRTEMRHEIRRLHQQLNTTSLYVTHDQTEAMTMADRVMVLNQGVVEQIGTPQELYQNPATLFVAGFTGHYPMNLVPGCYDKNSHCVQTELGLSFPVPYLTQNLQDKEDVILAIRAEHVLLCSEKEPQAIPIQAEFVDDMGADKLIRAKTNKNGLILNLRITADQFLPSGQFYVALPKIKIHLFQHQSGKRIGDVI; this comes from the coding sequence ATGGCAACAGTCAATTTAATTGAGGTATCTAAACGGGTTGGACAAACAAATATCTTAAATCACGTTAATGTAAGTATTAAAAAAGGTGAGTTTATGGTAATTGTTGGTCCTTCCGGATGCGGAAAGACAACTTTATTACGCTTAATTGCTGGTTTGGACGATCTAAGCTCAGGTACAATTTTAATCAATGATCACTGTGTGAATGAAATTCCTGCCGCAAAAAGAGATATGGCTATGGTTTTTCAAAATTATGCACTTTATCCCCATATGACTGTATTCGAAAATATGGCTTATGGATTAAAAATGAGGGGATTTAAGAAAGCAGAGATTCAAAAAAGAGTTCATGAGGCAGCCCAATTATTACGTTTAACTCCTTATTTGGCACGTAAACCGCAAGCACTGTCTGGAGGGCAAAAACAAAGAGTTGCTATGGGAAGAGCGATGGTGCGATCTCCTGCTGTTTTTTTATTTGATGAACCTTTATCTAATTTAGATGCAAAATTGCGCACTGAGATGCGACATGAAATTCGACGCTTACATCAACAGTTGAATACAACGAGTTTATATGTGACACATGATCAAACCGAAGCCATGACTATGGCAGACCGGGTAATGGTACTCAATCAAGGAGTTGTTGAACAAATAGGAACACCACAAGAGTTGTATCAAAATCCTGCAACGTTATTTGTAGCAGGGTTTACAGGTCATTACCCTATGAATCTTGTACCTGGTTGTTATGATAAAAACAGCCATTGCGTACAAACTGAATTAGGATTGAGTTTTCCTGTTCCTTATTTGACTCAGAATTTACAAGATAAAGAGGACGTCATTTTAGCGATTCGAGCGGAGCATGTGTTACTTTGCTCAGAAAAAGAACCACAAGCAATACCAATCCAAGCTGAGTTTGTGGATGATATGGGAGCCGATAAATTAATAAGAGCTAAAACGAATAAAAATGGATTGATTTTGAATTTGCGCATTACAGCTGATCAATTTCTTCCTAGTGGACAATTTTATGTAGCGCTACCTAAAATAAAGATACATCTATTTCAGCATCAATCGGGAAAACGAATT